Proteins encoded within one genomic window of Oryza glaberrima chromosome 12, OglaRS2, whole genome shotgun sequence:
- the LOC127756824 gene encoding 50S ribosomal protein HLP, mitochondrial-like produces the protein MAAFLRSKCSSVGRTLMGGLGNNLFGAVNSSVETVTRPSHCDAICQQIRTFIQMRTNLKVVDNSGAKRVMCIQSLRGKKGARLGDTIIGSVKEAQPRGKVKKGDVVYGVVVRAAMKRGRNDGSEIQFDDNAIVLVNNKGELIGTRVFGPVPHELRKKKHLKILALAEHIV, from the exons ATGGCAGCATTCCTGAGGTCAAAATGTTCATCAG TTGGACGTACCTTGATGGGAGGCCTTGGGAACAATCTATTTGGGGCTGTTAACTCATCTGTTGAAACTGTGACAAGGCCATCTCACTGTGATGCTATCTGTCAG CAAATCAGAACATTCATTCAGATGAGAACCAACCTCAAGGTGGTAGACAACTCTGGCGCCAAGCGTGTAATGTGCATTCAGTCCTTGAGGGGGAAGAAAGGAGCAAGGCTTGGGGACACTATAATTGGATCTGTCAAGGAAGCGCAACCCCGTGGTAAGGTCAAGAAAGGTGATGTGGTCTACGGAGTGGTTGTCCGTGCTGCTATGAAGCGAGGACGCAACGATGGCAGTGAGATCCAATTCGATGACAATGCGATAGTTCTGGTGAACAACAAAGGCGAGCTGATTGGCACCCGTGTCTTTGGTCCTGTTCCCCATGAACTCAGAAAAAAGAAGCATCTCAAGATCCTGGCGTTAGCTGAGCACATAGTTTGA